A stretch of the Clostridium fungisolvens genome encodes the following:
- a CDS encoding sensor domain-containing diguanylate cyclase, whose translation MNQNSISNDKLLEIIKVQTEVAQQGMDLGNIMDLVTHRTKLITNADGASVELIEKKELVYSAASGMAESFLGLRLDMEGSLSGECIRMRTPLISNDIESDDRVNKAACRQIGLNSMIVMPLICMNDAVGVLKVLSAKANHFNDDDIKILELMSGLIAAEMFNAMKNGESELFYKATHDNLTGISNRSLFYDNLRQRLSQASRKQEEFAIITLDMDGLKEINDNYGHRAGDAAIKEVALRIKNTLGEKDTVSRLGGDEFGIIVANLVDRDEFNSLIQRMDFEITKPFEFEGQEIKLRASIGYALFKEDGIELDVLIEKADKSMYEVKRERKGQGNVR comes from the coding sequence TTGAATCAAAATAGTATAAGCAATGACAAGTTACTAGAAATCATTAAAGTGCAGACAGAGGTGGCTCAGCAGGGAATGGATCTTGGTAACATTATGGATTTAGTAACACATCGAACTAAGCTTATTACTAATGCAGATGGTGCTTCCGTGGAATTGATTGAGAAAAAGGAACTGGTATACAGTGCTGCATCTGGAATGGCTGAGAGTTTTTTAGGGCTACGATTGGATATGGAAGGTAGTCTTTCAGGGGAATGCATAAGAATGAGAACCCCTTTGATTAGCAATGATATTGAAAGTGATGACAGAGTTAACAAAGCTGCATGTAGACAAATAGGGCTTAATTCCATGATTGTAATGCCGCTAATATGCATGAATGATGCGGTTGGCGTATTGAAGGTTCTTTCTGCAAAAGCCAATCATTTCAATGATGATGATATAAAAATTCTAGAACTTATGTCAGGACTTATTGCCGCTGAGATGTTTAACGCAATGAAAAATGGGGAAAGTGAGTTGTTTTATAAAGCAACACATGATAATCTCACAGGTATATCTAACAGATCCTTATTCTATGATAATTTGAGACAAAGGTTGTCACAGGCTTCAAGAAAACAAGAGGAGTTTGCAATCATTACACTAGATATGGACGGGCTTAAAGAGATAAATGATAATTATGGACATAGAGCAGGAGATGCAGCTATCAAAGAGGTTGCTTTGAGGATTAAGAATACTTTGGGTGAAAAAGACACAGTTTCTAGACTTGGAGGAGATGAGTTTGGAATTATTGTTGCAAATTTAGTTGACCGAGATGAATTCAATTCATTAATTCAGAGAATGGACTTTGAGATCACAAAACCTTTCGAATTTGAAGGTCAGGAAATAAAGCTTAGAGCTAGTATTGGATATGCCCTTTTTAAAGAAGATGGTATTGAACTTGATGTTTTAATTGAAAAAGCAGATAAATCCATGTATGAAGTGAAAAGAGAGCGAAAAGGCCAAGGAAATGTACGCTGA
- a CDS encoding LysE family transporter, with protein MNLAAFLSFTLLTAFTPGPNNILAMSNTSKHGLKKSIGLIKGIFTGFLSVMVLCSIFSLILINIIPRIKPVMTYIGVAYILWLAWHVVKSKSQSQEESTEKADSFITGFILQFVNVKIILYGITAISTFILPFYSSFFSIGAFTLLITVFGCSGVLSWAIFGAVFQRFFEKYSVAVNIIMALLLVYSAITLII; from the coding sequence ATGAATTTAGCAGCATTTTTAAGTTTTACTCTTTTAACAGCCTTTACACCTGGTCCAAATAATATATTAGCCATGTCTAACACTAGCAAGCATGGATTGAAGAAAAGTATTGGATTGATTAAAGGGATTTTTACGGGTTTTTTATCTGTGATGGTATTATGCAGTATTTTTAGTTTAATCCTTATAAATATAATCCCAAGGATTAAACCTGTTATGACTTATATTGGAGTGGCGTATATCTTATGGCTTGCCTGGCATGTGGTTAAAAGTAAATCACAGTCACAGGAAGAAAGTACAGAGAAAGCAGATAGCTTTATCACAGGTTTTATCCTTCAATTTGTAAATGTAAAAATTATATTATATGGTATAACAGCTATTTCTACTTTTATCCTGCCTTTTTACAGCTCTTTCTTTTCTATTGGGGCTTTCACACTGCTAATCACAGTTTTTGGATGTTCGGGGGTTTTATCTTGGGCTATTTTTGGAGCAGTATTCCAGAGATTTTTTGAAAAGTATAGTGTTGCAGTAAATATAATAATGGCTTTGCTTTTAGTTTATTCTGCAATTACCTTAATAATATAA
- a CDS encoding LysR family transcriptional regulator: MDIRHFKTFKCIIEEGSFSNAALKIGYTQSTVTSQIQQLEQELSIKLFEKIGRNMVLTPLGKELISYTDELLETVKKIESIGKNDSIPRGELKIAIADSLMSYKLQNVLGLFKQKAPDVKISIVSLNCFVINDMLSKGEIDIGLLYDVGTHKESLTSVELTEFSLALVCSPLFNHDNVDFNNPNQVIDTSLVINEPNCIYRRIFENYLRENNITMNNTIELWSIEAIKNCVASNLGISFLPRFVVENELKNNRLKEIKTNCSDTKITAIYSYHKNKWVSPAMSLFMQLVRENFESNSCVGAYDPI, from the coding sequence ATGGATATAAGGCATTTCAAAACCTTTAAATGTATAATTGAGGAAGGCAGTTTTTCAAATGCAGCATTAAAAATTGGGTACACTCAATCTACTGTTACATCGCAGATTCAACAATTAGAACAAGAGCTTTCAATAAAACTATTCGAAAAAATAGGACGCAACATGGTATTAACGCCTCTCGGAAAAGAGCTGATATCATATACAGACGAGCTACTTGAAACGGTAAAGAAGATTGAAAGTATAGGAAAAAATGATAGTATCCCTAGGGGTGAATTAAAAATTGCTATAGCAGACTCATTGATGTCCTATAAACTGCAAAATGTCCTTGGATTATTTAAACAAAAGGCTCCTGATGTGAAAATTTCTATAGTTTCATTAAATTGCTTTGTGATTAACGATATGTTATCGAAGGGTGAGATAGATATCGGTTTACTTTATGATGTAGGAACTCATAAGGAAAGTTTAACTTCTGTTGAACTAACTGAGTTTTCATTAGCTCTAGTATGCTCACCTTTGTTTAATCATGATAATGTTGACTTTAATAACCCAAACCAAGTAATAGATACAAGCCTTGTTATTAATGAACCTAATTGTATTTATAGAAGAATATTTGAGAATTATCTTCGTGAGAATAACATAACCATGAATAATACAATAGAGCTATGGAGCATTGAAGCAATCAAAAACTGTGTTGCAAGCAATTTAGGAATATCTTTCTTGCCTCGTTTTGTAGTGGAGAATGAACTTAAAAATAATCGATTAAAAGAAATTAAAACGAACTGCTCTGATACTAAAATTACAGCAATATATTCTTATCACAAAAATAAGTGGGTAAGCCCTGCAATGTCATTGTTTATGCAGTTAGTTAGAGAAAACTTTGAAAGCAACTCTTGTGTTGGAGCTTATGACCCAATTTAA
- a CDS encoding DUF4153 domain-containing protein, producing the protein MEDNKNLEAITKDGLYCILLSLLLGVIFDRLFIDKALGISFFIFIGLCIIFFLWTVKVRRIEKSFGWFLLVPIALLSFSFTIHTNQVFNFLDFLAVPILMIASSILIVNPKLRWDKASFIGDMLRRAVAKMFDNIPKPFSILKASIKIRKTVKMEEGKKQILIGILVSLPLLVILIVLLSSADMVFGYYFSNLTEVFNNIEIGDFVPHTIIVLVVSFYLFGYVWSFKDDKKTIEKNLNPTAENWGSITVITVLIALNILYLIFTMIQFSYLYGGGKLALPAGFTYADYARRGFFELAAVTVINFVIVLSCLKYIKKDNTKTLKLANLLLTVLVIFTLNMLFSANFKLTLYEAAFGYTFLRVSVHLFMLLLFILCLVIVAGIWYKKIPIMKSIIVITISMYTVINYLNIDGFIAKKNIEIYNQTGKIDVNYLTSLSFEAVPYLIELRDKGDNNIKNIINGNLKYRKEVLDREKSWTEFNFSKNNVRKLLNQGS; encoded by the coding sequence ATGGAAGATAATAAAAATTTAGAAGCTATAACTAAGGATGGATTATACTGTATACTACTTTCACTGCTACTTGGTGTGATATTTGACAGATTATTTATCGATAAGGCCCTTGGAATATCCTTCTTCATATTTATAGGGCTATGCATTATATTTTTCTTATGGACCGTAAAAGTTAGAAGAATTGAAAAAAGCTTTGGCTGGTTTTTACTTGTACCTATAGCTTTACTATCTTTTAGCTTCACCATTCATACTAATCAAGTGTTTAATTTTTTGGATTTTTTAGCAGTTCCAATACTTATGATTGCAAGCTCAATCTTAATAGTGAATCCAAAACTTAGATGGGATAAAGCTAGCTTTATAGGTGATATGCTAAGGAGAGCAGTGGCAAAAATGTTTGACAATATCCCTAAGCCTTTTTCGATTTTAAAAGCTTCAATAAAAATAAGAAAAACTGTTAAAATGGAGGAAGGAAAAAAGCAGATATTAATTGGAATACTTGTTTCTCTGCCTTTGCTTGTGATTCTAATAGTACTTTTAAGCTCTGCAGATATGGTTTTTGGATATTATTTTTCTAATCTGACAGAGGTTTTTAATAATATAGAAATAGGAGACTTTGTACCTCATACCATAATAGTTTTAGTTGTTTCATTTTATCTATTTGGGTATGTTTGGAGTTTTAAAGATGATAAAAAAACCATTGAGAAAAACTTAAACCCTACTGCTGAAAACTGGGGTAGCATCACTGTAATAACAGTATTAATTGCGTTAAATATACTTTATCTGATTTTCACAATGATTCAATTTTCTTATCTATATGGTGGTGGTAAGTTAGCACTTCCAGCAGGTTTTACTTATGCGGATTATGCTAGAAGAGGTTTCTTTGAACTTGCAGCAGTTACCGTTATTAATTTTGTAATAGTACTAAGTTGTTTAAAATATATAAAAAAAGATAATACAAAAACTTTAAAATTAGCAAATCTTCTTTTAACTGTGCTTGTAATATTTACCTTAAATATGCTTTTCTCCGCAAATTTCAAACTTACTTTGTATGAAGCTGCTTTCGGGTATACCTTCTTAAGGGTATCAGTGCATTTGTTTATGTTACTACTTTTCATACTATGTTTAGTTATAGTTGCGGGTATTTGGTATAAAAAGATTCCTATAATGAAAAGCATAATTGTGATAACAATAAGTATGTATACAGTGATAAACTATCTTAATATAGATGGCTTTATTGCTAAAAAGAATATAGAGATCTATAATCAAACCGGAAAGATTGATGTTAATTATTTGACTTCTTTATCTTTTGAAGCCGTTCCTTATCTGATTGAACTTAGAGATAAGGGGGACAATAATATAAAAAATATTATTAATGGAAATTTAAAGTATAGAAAAGAAGTACTTGATAGAGAGAAGTCATGGACTGAATTCAACTTTAGTAAGAATAATGTTAGGAAATTGTTAAACCAGGGTAGTTAA
- a CDS encoding helix-turn-helix domain-containing protein translates to MAIIVNLDVMMAKRKISLNELAEKVGITNANLSILKTGKAKAIRFSTLEAICKELQCQPGDILEYREE, encoded by the coding sequence ATGGCTATAATTGTAAATCTCGATGTAATGATGGCAAAACGTAAAATATCTCTTAATGAACTTGCTGAAAAGGTTGGTATAACCAATGCCAATTTATCTATATTAAAGACCGGAAAGGCAAAAGCAATAAGATTTTCTACTCTGGAGGCCATCTGTAAGGAGCTCCAATGCCAGCCGGGAGATATCTTAGAGTATAGAGAGGAATAG
- a CDS encoding DUF2975 domain-containing protein, whose product MKENNYNSMAKILIMVLNVLIVVGVVTFLSIVISTLTSGNSGMASGKYIVNCLLFFGGTSSLVFILYCLRKILKSVIKEGPFNMSNVRSLKNIAFSCFVITVAYLINFFYNNQFKSFKLIEIDQTGIHTDTEFLIFFFAGCFVLILAQIYKQAVEVKEENDFTV is encoded by the coding sequence ATGAAAGAAAACAATTATAATTCTATGGCAAAAATTTTGATAATGGTACTAAATGTGCTAATTGTTGTTGGAGTAGTAACCTTTCTAAGCATAGTTATAAGCACTTTAACTTCAGGAAACTCAGGAATGGCAAGCGGAAAATATATAGTGAACTGCTTATTGTTTTTTGGTGGTACTTCTTCTTTGGTATTCATTCTTTACTGTCTTAGAAAAATTCTAAAGTCTGTTATAAAGGAAGGACCATTTAATATGAGTAATGTAAGAAGCCTAAAAAATATAGCTTTTAGTTGTTTTGTTATAACTGTAGCTTACTTAATAAACTTCTTTTACAACAATCAATTTAAGAGCTTTAAGCTAATTGAGATAGACCAAACAGGCATACATACGGATACAGAATTTTTGATATTCTTCTTTGCTGGGTGCTTTGTTTTGATACTAGCTCAAATATACAAGCAGGCTGTAGAAGTAAAAGAAGAAAATGACTTCACAGTTTAG
- a CDS encoding glycosyl hydrolase has translation MKRLNEVLNNEEKNYILPFFWQHGEDEETLRDYMKHINEAGIKAVCIESRPHPDFVGPLWWRDMDIIMEEARNRGMKVWVLDDSHFPTGYAAGKIKEEYPELKKWYLNAHRIDVPGPMKDSSFIIKYYPGRASAIPGYKGEDKVLVVIAAKISNIETGAIDEKTLIDVSEFVQDGVLYWDLPEGNWSIFVVFMTRDGGEEITKDYLNPIVAEATRVLIDAVYEPHYNRYKEDFGKTLAGFFSDEPRFGNLKGFEGSIGRTKMVLPWSDEMLEILKGEVGEEALVNLPLLFVDGVEDKDHTIRYHYMDIVSRLYGKNFTTQLGDWCREHEVEYIGHVIEDNGAHSRLGYGPGHFFRALEGQDMSGIDVIGGQIVPGMDFSHSGFTAAGWDGEFFHYGLAKLGASLGHLDPKKKGRTMCELFGAYGWVEGLKLMKWLTDHLLVRGVNNFVPHAFSPKPFPDWDCPPHFYAGGNDPQFRFMKKWSDYTNRISHLLSEGTHIAPAAVLYHGEAEWSGEYMPFNKVVKELLQNQIDCDVVPADVFSGDLPVKDGKIFLNNESFKCVVIPYAEALPQNLLKSIAELTEKGLKVIFIDKLPERASEGVEVEELIVTLQERDNCEIAKLSSIAEKIKSLSINEITLDSFEPNVTYYHYKHKDEDIFMFFNEHPYESIDTKVYIPLNKKSVSYDAFNNSIKACKSQLKDGGVEIDLKLSAYESKIIIFSSDDFENYDVDNIEVLKASEKFNIEGSWKVSMAGPLDYPNFKEEIKLDELVNLAKPKLYPSFSGTARYEINFEVKETAEKALLDLGRVYEVAELWLNEENLGVRICPPYKFDISNYIKKGVNSLVVEVTNTLVKAHKDAFSQYAVQEPVGLLGPVKVSTFLE, from the coding sequence ATGAAAAGATTGAATGAAGTTTTAAATAATGAAGAAAAAAACTATATACTGCCTTTCTTTTGGCAGCATGGTGAAGATGAAGAAACTCTAAGAGATTATATGAAGCATATAAATGAAGCAGGTATCAAAGCAGTTTGCATAGAATCAAGACCTCATCCAGATTTTGTTGGACCTTTATGGTGGAGAGATATGGATATCATAATGGAGGAAGCAAGAAATCGTGGGATGAAGGTATGGGTATTGGATGACAGCCATTTTCCTACAGGCTATGCAGCAGGTAAGATAAAAGAGGAATATCCAGAGCTTAAGAAGTGGTATCTAAATGCACACCGTATTGATGTTCCAGGACCAATGAAAGATTCTTCTTTTATAATAAAATATTATCCAGGACGGGCCTCAGCAATACCTGGTTATAAAGGTGAAGATAAGGTTTTGGTAGTTATAGCTGCTAAAATATCAAATATAGAAACAGGTGCAATTGATGAAAAGACACTTATTGACGTTTCGGAATTTGTTCAGGATGGAGTTCTTTATTGGGACTTACCGGAAGGAAACTGGAGTATATTTGTTGTCTTTATGACTCGTGACGGAGGGGAAGAAATAACTAAGGATTATTTAAATCCAATAGTTGCTGAAGCTACAAGAGTTTTGATAGATGCAGTATATGAACCACATTACAATAGATATAAAGAAGACTTTGGGAAAACTTTGGCTGGATTCTTTTCTGATGAGCCAAGGTTCGGAAATCTAAAAGGCTTTGAAGGATCTATCGGTAGGACTAAAATGGTACTTCCGTGGAGCGATGAGATGCTTGAAATATTGAAAGGTGAAGTTGGAGAAGAGGCTCTAGTAAACCTACCACTTCTGTTTGTTGATGGTGTAGAAGATAAGGATCATACTATCAGATATCACTATATGGATATTGTAAGCAGACTTTATGGCAAAAATTTCACTACGCAGTTAGGTGATTGGTGCAGAGAGCATGAAGTGGAATATATAGGACATGTAATTGAAGATAACGGAGCACACAGTAGATTAGGATATGGACCAGGCCATTTCTTTAGAGCTTTAGAAGGACAGGACATGTCTGGCATTGATGTTATTGGAGGTCAAATCGTTCCTGGAATGGATTTCTCACATAGCGGATTTACTGCAGCAGGCTGGGACGGAGAATTCTTTCATTATGGATTAGCGAAATTAGGGGCTTCCTTGGGTCACCTTGATCCAAAGAAAAAGGGCAGAACTATGTGTGAACTTTTCGGAGCCTATGGATGGGTTGAAGGATTAAAGCTTATGAAGTGGCTTACTGATCATCTTTTAGTAAGAGGTGTCAACAATTTTGTACCACATGCATTTTCACCAAAGCCTTTCCCAGATTGGGACTGTCCGCCACATTTTTATGCTGGAGGAAATGATCCTCAGTTCAGGTTCATGAAAAAATGGTCAGATTATACAAATAGGATAAGCCACCTACTTTCAGAAGGAACTCATATAGCACCTGCTGCTGTGTTATACCATGGAGAAGCTGAATGGTCAGGAGAATATATGCCTTTCAATAAAGTAGTTAAGGAACTGTTACAAAATCAAATTGATTGTGATGTAGTTCCAGCAGATGTTTTCAGTGGCGATTTACCTGTGAAAGATGGAAAGATATTTTTAAATAATGAAAGCTTTAAATGTGTTGTAATACCTTATGCTGAAGCTTTACCACAGAATTTATTAAAGAGTATCGCTGAACTCACAGAAAAAGGGCTTAAAGTGATTTTTATAGATAAGCTACCTGAGAGAGCAAGTGAAGGTGTTGAGGTTGAGGAACTTATAGTTACTTTGCAAGAAAGAGATAACTGTGAAATAGCAAAGCTTAGTAGTATAGCAGAGAAAATAAAAAGTTTAAGTATAAATGAAATTACATTAGATAGTTTTGAACCTAATGTAACTTACTATCACTATAAGCATAAGGATGAAGATATATTTATGTTTTTCAATGAGCATCCATATGAAAGCATAGATACAAAGGTATATATTCCATTGAATAAAAAATCTGTATCTTATGACGCTTTTAATAATTCAATAAAAGCCTGTAAATCTCAGCTTAAAGATGGAGGCGTAGAAATAGATTTAAAATTAAGTGCGTATGAGTCCAAGATCATTATATTTAGTAGTGATGATTTTGAAAATTATGATGTGGACAATATAGAAGTCTTAAAAGCATCAGAAAAGTTTAACATCGAAGGAAGCTGGAAGGTTTCTATGGCAGGACCTTTAGATTATCCAAACTTTAAGGAAGAGATAAAGTTAGATGAATTAGTGAATTTAGCAAAGCCTAAGCTATATCCAAGTTTCTCCGGGACTGCACGATATGAAATAAATTTTGAAGTAAAAGAAACTGCAGAAAAAGCTCTATTGGATCTCGGCAGAGTTTATGAGGTTGCAGAGCTGTGGTTAAACGAAGAAAATCTTGGAGTGAGAATATGTCCACCATACAAGTTTGATATTTCAAACTATATAAAAAAAGGCGTTAATTCCTTAGTAGTTGAGGTTACTAATACATTAGTTAAGGCTCATAAAGATGCATTTTCTCAATATGCAGTACAAGAACCAGTGGGTTTACTAGGACCAGTTAAGGTATCAACATTTCTAGAATAA
- a CDS encoding PTS transporter subunit EIIC, whose amino-acid sequence MDFKALAKQVVELVGGKDNIESVTHCITRLRFVLKDEKIANTEAIKSTKGVLSVVRQGGQYQVVIGNEVGKAYAAVTEILGIKQDAAIVEASENGKKDTWFNTLFKTLSGIFGPVLGALGGAGLMKATLAICTTFHLLSADTGTYKILYAFADGFFYFLPIILGFSAAAKFKSNQYLGAAIGAALVYPDIITAFSKQASMTFVGIPVILMNYTSSVFPIILAVYVASKVEKFFKKTLPTQMQLMFTPFFTALIVVPLTFLVIGPIGTYISSGLAALTSGIFNFSPILAGIILGAFWQLIVIFGLHYAFIPILINNIATMHQDPVNAILSVTVFALSGATLGFALKVKDKEKKAFGFSNVITGLLGVTEPIIYGIALPYRKVFVSAFIGGAIGGAITAAGHVVMYGFAGGGLLSAPMFINPSGSNSGFVIYIIASVVSFAVSGVLSFFIGVKGDEK is encoded by the coding sequence ATGGATTTCAAGGCTTTAGCAAAACAGGTAGTAGAGCTTGTTGGTGGAAAAGATAATATTGAAAGTGTAACACATTGTATAACAAGACTACGTTTTGTATTGAAAGATGAGAAGATTGCAAATACAGAGGCAATCAAGAGCACAAAGGGTGTTTTATCTGTAGTACGCCAAGGGGGACAGTATCAAGTAGTTATAGGTAATGAGGTAGGAAAGGCATACGCCGCAGTGACTGAAATTCTTGGTATTAAACAAGATGCTGCTATAGTTGAAGCATCTGAAAATGGGAAAAAGGATACTTGGTTTAATACGCTTTTTAAAACTCTTTCAGGCATTTTCGGTCCAGTGCTTGGAGCATTAGGTGGAGCTGGTCTTATGAAAGCAACTCTAGCTATATGCACTACTTTTCACCTATTATCAGCGGATACAGGAACCTATAAAATTCTATATGCATTTGCAGATGGATTCTTCTACTTTTTACCAATAATTTTAGGTTTCTCAGCTGCAGCAAAATTCAAGTCAAATCAATACCTCGGTGCAGCAATTGGTGCAGCACTGGTATATCCTGATATCATAACAGCTTTTAGTAAGCAAGCAAGTATGACGTTTGTAGGAATACCTGTAATTTTGATGAATTACACAAGTTCTGTTTTCCCAATCATACTAGCAGTGTATGTAGCATCAAAAGTTGAAAAGTTCTTTAAGAAAACATTACCTACACAAATGCAATTGATGTTTACACCCTTCTTTACAGCATTGATAGTAGTGCCACTAACTTTCTTGGTAATTGGACCTATAGGAACATATATCAGTAGTGGATTAGCAGCTTTAACTTCAGGTATTTTCAATTTTAGTCCTATACTTGCAGGTATAATTCTTGGAGCATTCTGGCAACTAATAGTAATATTTGGGCTTCACTATGCATTTATTCCAATTCTAATAAACAATATTGCAACTATGCATCAAGATCCAGTAAATGCCATTCTATCAGTAACTGTATTTGCATTGTCAGGAGCAACTTTAGGGTTTGCATTGAAAGTTAAGGATAAAGAAAAGAAAGCCTTTGGTTTCTCTAATGTTATTACAGGTTTACTAGGTGTTACTGAACCTATCATTTACGGTATAGCATTACCTTATAGGAAGGTTTTTGTAAGTGCCTTCATTGGTGGAGCTATAGGTGGTGCAATCACAGCAGCTGGCCATGTTGTTATGTATGGTTTCGCTGGTGGTGGACTGCTATCAGCACCAATGTTTATCAACCCATCAGGCAGCAATAGTGGATTTGTCATATATATAATAGCTTCAGTAGTTTCATTTGCAGTTTCCGGTGTTCTAAGCTTCTTTATTGGAGTAAAAGGAGACGAGAAATAA
- a CDS encoding AraC family transcriptional regulator yields MEYVELDKKLQALTESEKRHKEKPFTSEIYNSMEQVNVNGKPAYVFNFDEAFQQGKFLINKHTRFSEVPMHIHTHIELNYIYSGQCTQIINDKEIILREGQVCIVDTGVPHAVLATTENDIIINFLMSKEYFSTAFLSRLSGKGIISEFLINALSDRKEHDNYIIFNSENNKKLPNHIRELLCEYFDKSLYSDEIIDCYMILIFTELMRVFQYETNQSQATSNRNATIIDILQYLEENYMTCTLASTASHFNFHPNYLSSLIKKSTNKSFKELIQAQKLTQASILLTNSDLPIYEIANNIGYENLNFFYKKFKSYFDVTPNEFREKHKGYN; encoded by the coding sequence ATGGAATATGTTGAGTTAGATAAGAAGCTGCAAGCCTTAACAGAAAGTGAAAAGCGACATAAGGAAAAACCTTTTACTTCTGAAATATATAATAGTATGGAGCAAGTAAATGTAAATGGCAAACCTGCATATGTATTTAATTTTGATGAGGCTTTTCAACAGGGTAAATTTCTTATAAATAAACACACTCGTTTTTCAGAAGTTCCTATGCATATACATACTCATATAGAGCTTAACTACATATATTCAGGTCAATGCACCCAAATCATTAACGACAAGGAAATAATACTTAGAGAAGGACAGGTTTGTATTGTAGATACGGGCGTTCCCCATGCAGTTTTGGCAACTACAGAGAATGATATTATAATCAATTTTCTAATGAGTAAAGAATACTTTTCCACCGCTTTCCTAAGCAGACTATCAGGAAAAGGAATTATATCAGAGTTTTTGATAAACGCTTTATCAGACAGAAAAGAACATGATAACTACATTATTTTTAACTCTGAAAATAATAAAAAGCTCCCTAATCATATAAGAGAACTTCTATGTGAGTATTTTGACAAATCACTATACTCTGATGAAATAATAGATTGTTATATGATACTTATATTTACAGAACTAATGAGAGTATTTCAGTATGAAACCAATCAGTCTCAAGCAACATCAAACAGAAATGCTACAATAATTGATATACTTCAGTACTTAGAAGAAAATTATATGACCTGCACTTTAGCCTCAACAGCATCACATTTTAATTTTCATCCTAATTACTTAAGTTCTTTGATTAAGAAAAGCACCAATAAATCCTTTAAGGAACTGATCCAGGCTCAGAAACTAACTCAAGCTTCTATTTTACTTACCAACAGTGATTTACCTATTTATGAGATAGCAAATAATATTGGCTACGAAAATTTAAACTTTTTTTATAAGAAATTTAAGAGTTACTTTGATGTTACACCAAATGAATTTCGTGAAAAGCATAAAGGATATAATTAA
- a CDS encoding AraC family transcriptional regulator, with protein sequence MDSLKRMNEALDYIEKNLTDDIDIKEVARLALCSEYHFQRMFSFLAGISLSEYIRRRRLTLAAFELNNSNVKVIDIAIKYGYSSPDSFTRAFQNLHGITPSEARLKGQSLKAYPRMTFQLTIKGGNEMNYRIVEKEAFSIVGIKKRVPIVFNGVNPGIAEMWKSLNEEMIHQLKELSNIDPRGIISASTNFSEGRMEERGELDHYIGVATTEECPVNLTKLDVAASTWAVFEAVGPFPGTLQNVWGRIYSEWFPSSNYEQAEGPEILWNESKDVSSPNFKSEIWIPVKGVSL encoded by the coding sequence ATGGATTCGCTAAAAAGAATGAATGAAGCATTAGATTATATTGAAAAGAACCTTACAGATGATATTGATATTAAAGAAGTAGCTAGATTGGCATTATGCTCAGAATATCATTTTCAAAGAATGTTTTCTTTCCTAGCAGGGATATCTTTATCTGAATATATTCGTAGAAGAAGGCTTACTCTTGCTGCTTTTGAACTTAATAATAGCAATGTAAAGGTGATTGATATTGCAATTAAATATGGATACAGCTCACCAGATTCCTTTACAAGAGCTTTTCAAAACTTGCATGGGATAACGCCTTCTGAAGCAAGACTGAAGGGTCAATCATTGAAAGCATATCCAAGAATGACCTTTCAACTAACAATTAAAGGGGGAAATGAAATGAATTATAGAATTGTAGAAAAAGAGGCATTTAGTATAGTAGGTATAAAGAAGAGGGTTCCAATTGTCTTTAACGGAGTTAATCCAGGTATTGCAGAGATGTGGAAAAGTTTAAATGAAGAAATGATTCATCAGCTTAAAGAACTTTCAAATATAGATCCACGAGGAATAATAAGTGCATCTACAAACTTCTCAGAAGGAAGAATGGAAGAAAGAGGAGAGCTTGATCACTATATAGGAGTTGCCACAACAGAAGAGTGTCCCGTAAACTTAACTAAGCTTGATGTTGCTGCATCAACATGGGCTGTATTTGAGGCTGTAGGACCATTTCCGGGTACACTTCAAAATGTGTGGGGCCGTATATATTCGGAATGGTTTCCATCTTCAAACTATGAGCAGGCAGAAGGTCCTGAAATTTTATGGAACGAAAGCAAGGATGTATCTTCACCAAACTTTAAAAGTGAGATTTGGATACCAGTTAAAGGGGTATCACTTTAA